From the genome of Candidatus Glassbacteria bacterium, one region includes:
- a CDS encoding DUF58 domain-containing protein, with the protein MSALTGTRMLDPLVISRLENLELIARQVVEGFITGLHRSPYHGFSVEFTDHRPYMPGDERKNIDWKLFAKTDRYYIKQFEEETNLKACILIDTSRSMAFSREGTLGKDRYAAMLAASLSYLLLRQRDGVGMALYSDRLHEYVAPRARMSQLGLLISKLEAMECGGLTSPLPVYRELAERIRRRGLIVVLSDLLTAPEDTIRSLKYFAHRKHEVIVFHILDPGELGLPGGGEILFRDMETGETLQTHAWQVKEEYDREVAAMVANLRSRCRESLIDYQLVSTATPFDRALYAFLEKRRRLG; encoded by the coding sequence ATGAGTGCGCTGACCGGGACCAGGATGCTTGACCCGCTGGTTATTTCACGGCTGGAAAACCTGGAATTGATCGCCCGCCAGGTGGTGGAGGGTTTTATCACCGGCCTGCACCGCTCTCCCTATCACGGCTTCAGCGTCGAGTTCACCGACCACCGTCCCTACATGCCGGGCGACGAGCGTAAAAATATCGACTGGAAGCTGTTCGCCAAGACTGACCGCTACTATATCAAGCAGTTCGAGGAAGAGACCAACCTCAAAGCCTGCATCCTGATCGATACCAGCCGCTCGATGGCGTTCAGCCGCGAGGGGACCTTGGGCAAGGACCGTTACGCCGCGATGCTGGCGGCCAGCCTCAGCTACCTTCTCCTGCGCCAGCGCGACGGGGTCGGGATGGCTCTCTACAGCGACCGGCTGCACGAATACGTGGCGCCAAGGGCGCGGATGAGCCAGCTGGGCCTGCTGATCTCCAAGCTTGAAGCGATGGAATGCGGGGGCCTGACCAGCCCCCTTCCTGTCTACCGCGAACTGGCCGAGCGGATCCGCCGCCGCGGCCTGATCGTGGTCCTCTCCGATCTGCTGACCGCTCCCGAGGACACGATCCGCTCGCTTAAATATTTCGCCCACCGCAAGCACGAGGTGATCGTATTTCACATCCTCGATCCCGGCGAACTGGGCCTACCCGGCGGCGGCGAAATCCTGTTCCGCGACATGGAGACCGGCGAGACACTACAGACCCACGCCTGGCAGGTCAAGGAGGAGTACGACCGCGAGGTGGCCGCGATGGTGGCCAACCTGCGCTCACGCTGCCGCGAGTCGCTGATCGACTACCAGCTTGTCTCCACCGCCACGCCGTTCGACAGGGCGCTGTATGCGTTTCTGGAAAAGCGAAGAAGGTTGGGCTGA
- a CDS encoding AAA domain-containing protein — protein MQKELNLSQLGDSARASDVQAVEKLQQAREKINSEIGKVIVGQREIIDQLVICLLARGHGLLIGVPGLAKTLLISTLSKLLDLSFNRIQFTPDLMPSDIIGTDILEQESEAGHGREFVFHRGPVFANVVLADEINRTPPKTQAAMLQAMQEHQVTAGGHTYSLDEPFFVLATQNPIEQEGTYPLPEAQLDRFMFSLSIEYPSLDEEVEIVASTTSQETAAVDRVLGRDEIAALQKLVRRVPVSDKVVRYAVELVRATRPADPLAPEFVREWINWGAGPRAGQYAILGAKTLAVLDGRYTPGEEDVRRVILPVLRHRVIANFNAEAEGVGVEDVLNRLLENKG, from the coding sequence CTGCAAAAGGAGCTTAATTTGTCTCAACTTGGCGATTCGGCAAGAGCATCGGACGTGCAGGCGGTGGAGAAACTCCAGCAGGCGCGGGAAAAGATAAACAGCGAAATCGGCAAAGTCATTGTCGGACAGCGGGAAATAATCGACCAGCTGGTTATCTGCCTGCTGGCTCGCGGACACGGCCTGCTGATCGGTGTGCCGGGTCTGGCCAAGACGCTGTTGATCAGCACCCTGAGCAAACTGCTGGACCTGTCGTTCAACAGGATTCAGTTTACCCCTGACCTGATGCCCTCCGATATTATCGGCACCGATATTCTGGAGCAGGAATCAGAGGCCGGCCATGGCCGCGAGTTCGTATTCCATCGCGGACCCGTGTTCGCCAATGTCGTGCTGGCCGATGAGATCAACCGCACTCCGCCCAAAACCCAGGCGGCCATGCTCCAGGCCATGCAGGAGCACCAGGTGACCGCCGGCGGGCACACCTATTCGCTGGACGAACCGTTTTTCGTGCTGGCCACCCAGAACCCGATCGAGCAGGAAGGCACCTATCCGCTGCCCGAGGCCCAGCTCGACCGGTTCATGTTCAGCCTCTCTATCGAGTACCCGTCGCTGGACGAGGAAGTGGAGATTGTCGCCAGCACCACCAGCCAGGAGACTGCCGCCGTGGACAGGGTGCTGGGCAGGGATGAGATTGCCGCCCTGCAGAAGCTTGTACGTCGCGTGCCGGTCAGCGACAAGGTTGTCCGCTATGCTGTCGAGCTGGTCCGCGCCACCCGTCCGGCCGATCCGCTAGCGCCGGAGTTTGTCCGCGAATGGATCAACTGGGGAGCCGGGCCGCGCGCCGGACAGTACGCGATCCTGGGCGCCAAAACCCTGGCCGTGCTCGATGGCCGCTACACGCCCGGCGAGGAGGACGTGCGCCGGGTGATCCTGCCCGTGCTGCGCCACCGGGTAATCGCCAATTTCAACGCCGAGGCGGAGGGCGTGGGCGTGGAGGACGTGCTGAACCGTCTGCTGGAGAACAAGGGATGA